CATCTGCCGCCACTGCAATTTCCGCTTTCCGTTTGCCGTTGACCTGCACCGGCATCGTCACTGTGTCTTCGACCAACATGCTTTCATCCGCGACCGGCCAAGGGGCCGTTGCAATCAAGCCCTCGCCACCCAGCAGAGACCAGATTTCCTCAGACAAATGCGGTGTCATCGGCGACATTAACTGTGCAAGCGTGAGCGTTGCTTCGCGTTTCGCCACTGCACTTGCTTTAGATTTCGCAAGCACACCAGTGAAACCGTAAAGCTTTGCAATCGCTGCGTTAAAGCCAAAGCTTTCGACGCCGTTGGTCACGTCCATGATCGCCTTGTGCATTGCGCGCAGAAGATCAGCGTCTTGTGCCGCATCACCGCCTTCAAGTGCCGCGACATCATTTGCGATCCGCCAAACGCGAGACAGATGCTTGTGCGTCGCTTCGGCCCCCGACGCCGTCCATTCCACGTCACGCTCTGGCGGACTGTCGGACAACACAAACCACCGTGCCGTATCAGCGCCGTAGGTCGCGAGGATATCATCGGGATCAACCACGTTCTTCTTAGACTTCGACATTTTCGCGGAAGGGATGATTTCAACATCGGTTCCATCAGCGAGCTTGCCGTCGGTCACATCCGTCGGGAAATGATAGACAGGGCGTCCATCAGCGCCTTTGGTTTGGTAAATCTCGTGGGTCACCATGCCTTGCGTAAACAGCGCGTCAAACGGTTCTTCGCTACCTTGTGGCAAGTGGCCGGTCATCCGCATGGCCCGCGCGAAGAAACGGGAATAAAGCAGGTGCAGAATCGCGTGTTCGATACCGCCGATGTATTGGTCGACGTTCATCCAATACGCAGCTTCTTCGATATCAACCGGCGTCGCGGCCCCCGGTGAGGTAAAGCGCGCGTAATACCAAGACGAATCGACGAATGTGTCCATGGTGTCGGTTTCGCGCTGCGCATCAGCCCCGCATTTCGGGCACTTACAATCCCGCCATGTTGGATGACGATCAAGCGGGTTGCCCGGAATATCAAAGCTAACATCATCAGGCAGCTTGATCGGCAGGTTTTCTTTCGCCTCGGGCACCGCCCCGCAGGATTCGCAGTGCACGATCGGGATCGGGCAGCCCCAGTAGCGTTGACGAGACAGACCCCAGTCGCGCAAGCGGAACTTGGTGACGCCTTGACCCACGCCGTTTGCTTCGCAGAAATCAACAGCCGCTTCGACGGCTTCGTCTCCATTCTGTTCGGCCTCGCCAGCAAACCCTTTCAGATAAGTGACCTTATCAGTTTTGCCCGGCACAAATGCCTCGGTCAGCGCGACGTCCTCTTGACCCGGTTCCGCGAAAACAGGCGTGATTGGCAGGTCGTATTTCGTGGCGAATTCGAAGTCACGTTGATCATGTGCAGGGCAGCCGAAAATAGCGCCTGTACCGTAATCCATCAGGATGAAGTTCGCGATATAGACGGGCAATTCCCATGCGTTATCAAACGGATGACGCACGCGCAGGCCCGTGTCATAGCCCAGCTTTTCAGCCTTCTCGACCGCTTCGGCTGTGGTGCCACCTTTGCGACATTCTGCGCAGAACGCCGCGATTTCGGGGTTATCTGCCTCCAACTGCTTGGCCAGCGGATGGTCTGGAGAGATACCAACGAAGGAAGCACCGTTCAGGGTATCCGGACGGGTCGTGTAAACCTCTACACGGTCGTGGCCATCAGGGCCGTCGATGATTGAAAAACCAAACTGCAAACCGCGCGATTTGCCGATCCAGTTCGACTGCATCAGTTTGACCTTCGCGGGCCAGTTGTCGAGCGTATCCAACGCGGATAGCAATTCGTCCGAATAGTCGGAGATTTTAAAGAACCATTGCACCAGTTCGCGGCGTTCAACCTCTGCGCCAGACCGCCAGCCTTTGCCGTCAATAACCTGTTCGTTGGCCAGAACGGTCATATCGATTGGGTCCCAGTTCACGACCGCCTTTTTGCGATAGATCAAATCTTTCTCAAGGAAATCGATGAACAAGGCCTGCTGTTGGCCGTAGTATTCAGGATCACATGTCGCAAATTCACGGGACCAATCCAGCGACAGGCCCAGCGGGCGCATCTGGGATTTCATGTGGTCGATGTTGCCGTAGGTGTATTCCTTTGGATGAATGCCCGTGGCCATCGCCGCGTTTTCCGCAGGCATCCCAAAGGCATCCCAGCCCATCGGATGAAGCACGTTGTGACCTGTCGACAGTTTATAGCGCGCGATCACGTCGCCCATCGTGTAATTGCGGACGTGGCCCATGTGCAGGTTCCCCGATGGGTATGGGAACATCTCTAACACATAGTACTTCGGCTTATCGCCGCTGCGTACCGCCTTGAACGTTTCGGCATCCGTCCACGCGGCCTGCCATTTGGCTTCGATTTCTGATGGGGAATACGTGGACATATGTCTGGTCTTTCAATGGAAACACGGGCTGTAAGCTTTGCATTTTCATAAAGGCCTATGGGCCGAAAGACTAGTGCGTCCAAAGACGTGTCCACAAAAAGAAAGAGCCGCCCCAAAGGGCGGCTCAATCTCAATTCCTGTAAGACAACTTAGAATGTGAAGTCTACAGAAACTGTTACGCCTGGATCGTATTCACCAGCGCCGATTTCGTCGCCTTGGTCGCCATCTTCGTCAGCTGCGTATACGAAAGTAGCAGTCGCGCCGCCACCGAGGTCGTATGTTGCGCCAGCGTAGTAGTCAACGTCGTCGCCTTCGTTTTCGTTCAACGCACCAGCAAGAACAGTCAAGCCATTGCCGAGGTCGTAAGAACCTTCAACTTTGTACTTAGTCACGCCTTGGTCGTCCTGGTAGTCAACAGAAGCAGCGATTGGGCCGCTTGTGTAAGCTACGTTCACGCCGAGGTTTGCGTCTGCGTCACCTTCGTCAACGTAGTAACCAGTCGCAACAACTGGACCGATAGGGTATGAAACCTTGATACCAGTGGACTGTGTGTCAGCTGTCATGTTGTCAGCGTATGCAAGTGTGATTGTTGCGTTAGCAACAGTTACAGCTGCAGATACACCCATAACTTCAGCTGCGCTGAAGTCGCCGTTGCCGTCAGCAAAAGTTGTGTCTTCCTGGTAAGCTGCTGTCAAAGTAGCGATACCGAAAGTTGCTGCTGCACCGAATGAAAGCTGCTCAGCTTCACCGTTTGCATCGTCAATGATGTAAGACAAAGACGCGTCAACACCACCGAAAGATACGTCGCCGCGCAGAACTGCGGAGTCTGTACCTGTTGTGAAGGCGTCTGATTCCATGTCGCCAGCTGCTACAAAGCGCTTAGTCGCGGCTGTACCAGTGTCACCAACGAACAAAGACGCTGTGTCTGATTCCAAAGACAGAACGAAATCTGATGTCGCCAAAGGATCGGTGCCGCCGTCATTAGAAGCAGTACCGTCGTCTTCAGCAACAGTGACTTCGAAGTATGCGCCAGCTGTCAGACCGTTGTCCAAAGCAGCAGTTGCAGTTGTCTTCAGGTTACCTTCCCAGAAGAAACCGTCTTCGCCGATACCATCGACTTCGTTGTTGTAACCAAGTGTACCACCCAAAGAGTGGCTTACAGAGGCGTGGCCGTCAGCTGCAGCGGCGCCAGCAAAGGCGACCAGGGCAGTAGAGGTAAGAAGGATGCTTTTCATGGATAATTCCCTCGTGTTTGCATTCCCAAGATGCCAGATCGTCTAGCATTGAGTGTGTAATTGCGCCCAAGTGGCTGCACACTCAAGTAATTTGGGCCAATGTTTGGCGGGTCTATGAAAAATGGTGCATCAAGGACACACACCGGTTTTGGCAGTTTGCGGAATGACAAGCACGCACAAACCCCCTATTTCGTTGCCTAGAACGAATATCAAAACAATAACAGGACCCTGTAATGTCGCTGATGGATATCAAAGAGCGCATCAACCGCGCCGAAACAAAGGCGAACCGGCCAAAAGGTGATGTCACGCTTATTGCGGTTTCTAAAGTGCAACCTAATGCACGCGTTGAGGCGATTCTTTCTGAAGGTCACCACGTCTTTGGCGAAAACAAGGTGCAGGAAGCGGCTGGTAAATGGCCTGCGTTCCGCGAAACATATAATGATGTCGATCTTCACCTGATTGGACCACTGCAAACCAACAAGGCCCGTCAAGCGATGACACTTGCACAGGCGATCCACACACTGGACAGGCCAAAGCTTGCAACAACGATCGCACGCATCGCTCAAGAGGTCGGAAGCTGCCCTGATCTGTTCATTCAGGTGAACACCGGCGAAGAAACGCAGAAAGCAGGCGTTTTACCGTCCGATGCCGACACCTTTATCAAAGACGCGATCGCGCTTGATTTGCCGATCAAAGGGCTGATGTGTATTCCACCGGCGGAAGAAGAACCATCCTTGCACTTCGCATTGCTTGCCAAAATTGCAGGCCGCAATGGATTGGCAGGCCTGTCCATGGGCATGAGCGGAGATTTCGAAAGCGCGATTGCCTTAGGCGCGACACATGTTCGCGTTGGATCAGCTATCTTCGGTGACCGCGTTTATGACTAACACCTACGCCCCACCTCAAGATCCGCTTGTCATCCTGCACGACGATCACGAAGTCGTTCTTGTCGATAAGCCAAGCGGGCTTTTGTCTGTTCCGGGCAAGGGTGAACATCTGGCGGACTGTCTGATCACGCGTGTTCAGGCGGTTTACCCACAGGCTTTGCTGGTTCACCGCCTAGACCGGGACACGTCCGGGGTCATGATTTTCGCGTTAACGCCACACGCCCAGCGCCACCTCGGCCTGCAGTTTGAAAAACGTCAGACGAAAAAGACCTATGTGGCCCGCGTTGCGGGACGTATCGTAGAAAAAACCGGTACAGTTGATCTGCCACTTATCGTCGACTGGCCCAATCGTCCAAAACAGATGGTTTGCCATGAAACCGGCAAACAAGCCGTGACGGATTGGCGGGTCATCCGCAGTAACGATGCAGAAACGCGGGTCCGCCTGATGCCCAAAACGGGCCGGTCCCACCAACTACGTGTACATATGCTGGCGATGGGGCATCCCATTCTTGGCGATCCGTTCTATGCGACAGGCGACGCACTGAACCATCCCAGATTGATGCTGCATTCCGAGACATTCCAATTTCGGCACCCCGACGGCGGACAAGGCACCCGCATTACGGCCAAAGCACCATTCTAGTAAATCGGCGACCTGTCGGGGGTGCGCTCTATCGTGCGCGTCATTATATATCAACAAGAACCGCATGAAAGGATACCATCATGAGCTTGCGTATTAACGATACCATTCCAAACCTGACCGTCGAAACCGATCAAGGCAGCTTTGCTTTGCACGATTGGATCGGCGATAGCTGGGCGATCCTTTTCTCGCACCCCAAAGACTTTACGCCGGTTTGCACGACCGAATTTGGCGCAGTGGCGCAACTAGCCGACGAATGGGCCAAACGCGGCACAAAAGTGATTGGCGTGTCCGTCGACGGTGTCGAGGACCATAAGAAATGGAAAACTGACATCGAAACCGTTGGCGGCGCTGCAGCAGGTTTTCCAATTATCGCAGACACTGGACTTGAAGTGTCTAAGGCGTTCGACATGCTTCCCGCGGAAGCGTACCTGCCGGATGGACGCACACCGGCGGACAGCGCGACAGTCCGTTCGGTGTTTATCATCGGCCCAGACAAGCAGCTGAAATTGTCGATGACATACCCAATGACCGTCGGCCGCAATTTTGCCGAAGTGCTTCGTGCCCTCGATGGTCTACAGACATCCACTGGCCGTGGTGTTGCAACACCAGCGAACTGGAATGTTGGGGACGACGTCATCATTCCCGCCACATTGAGCGATGAAGACGCGAAAGCCAAATTCGGCGATTTTGAAAAAGTGCTGCCGTACTTGCGCAAGACAAAGCTCTAAACGGCGGTATCGCTGTTCGAACTGAAAGAGCCTCGCAAGTGATTGCGAGGCTCTTTTTCTTAGAAGATATAGACGCGCGTATTCACAGGCACCTGATCGTAAAGTTCTTCGACATGCGGGTTGATCAACCGAACGCAACCTGACGAAAAGTTCTGACCAATCGTCCACGGCTGTGGTGTACCATGAATGCGGTAATATGTGTCGCGGCCGCCCTCATACAGGTACAGCGCGCGCGCACCCATCGGGTTTTGCGGGTGACCACCAGGCAAACCACGCCGATAGGGCGCGTATAGCTCTGGTTCGAGGTTGATCATGTTCTGCGTCGGAATCCAGCTGGGCCATTCGGCCTTACGGCGGATCGTCAGAACCCCCGTATAGTTCCGACCCTGATTACCAAGCGCAATGCCGTAACGACGGGCACGACCATTGCCAAGCGTCCAATACAGATAGAAATCTTCCTTAACGACATGAATTTCGCCCGCTGGCAGTTCGGGGTTCACGTCTACTTCTTGGGGTCGGAAACGACGCGGAAGCTGGACGACGGTGGGTGTCGCTATCGCGGGCGTCGCGAGGATAGACGCCACTGCGCTTGCAGTGAATTGACGGCGTGTCAGCATTTGGGGTCCTGCTCAGGTCTATTGCTGTCTATTTTGACGCAATCATTAGGCCAAACAGATTACCGAACCAACAAAATGCAAAGTACCGGCCCAATTAGGGCCGGTACTGTAGGGTTCCTGCATCACTTTGTGGTGCTAGACGTCCCTTGGATACAGGTAAACTTTCGAACGCATCGGCGTGCGGTTGTAGAGATCTACGACAAATTCATTCGTAAGGCGTGCGCAGCCGTTTGATACCGCAGTGCCAATTGTGCGGGGCGCATTTGTCCCGTGAATGCGAAGATACGTGTCGCCACGCCCCGGTTCAAATAGGTAAAGCGCGCGCGCACCAAGCGGGTTGTCCGGCCCGCCTTCGAGCCCGTCTGCGTATTTTTCATACGCCTCTGGATCACGTTCAATCATTTCCGGTGTCGGTGTCCAGCTAGGCCATTCTTTCTTGGCACCAACGTAGAAGCTACCCGGTTCGTACAACCCTGGACGACCAACACCGACGGCGTAGCGCATTGCCTGATCGCCACCCAGTGTCAGGTAAAGGCGGAATGTGTTTGGATCCATGTGGATTTCATTGGCGGCGACGGCGCCTGCCAAAGTAACCAAAGTTGGCGCAAGAGGATCAGCAGGTACAACTGGCGCTTCTGGCGCTGGCGCGGCCGCCTCTTGTGCAAAAGCAGGGTGAGCGCCAAACGCGGTGATGGCAGCACCCGTGGCAATAAAATGACGTCTTGTCAGCATAAGGTTTTCCCCCGAAGAATCTGCGCTGGTTTGTTCGTATCTAGCGTCATCCCGACCGGAATTCAGATCAAATATGAGTGAACCGATTTTGGTGATGCAAACCAACAACAGCCTTATCTGCTCACAATTATGCCGACGAGGGGGAAAAATCACGAAGCGGTATCAGAATCGGTACCCCACCGACAGGTTGATGTATGGATAAGCCGCAAAATTGGCGGCGTCAGCGCGGGCGTTTTGCACATCCGGATCGGCATCAATTGCGGCCTGAAGCTCAGCGCTGTCCCCAGTAATTTCAATGTCGAAACCGCCTACAAAGACAGCCCCAATTTCACTACTTAATACCCACTCATCGTTAATCGGGTAATCGTATCCGACAGAAACCAAAGGGGCGGCAGTTCGATTGAATTCCGCAATACTAGTCGCTGTGCCGCTGTCAAAGCTTTGCCCGTCATATTCGATCGGATTACTAGCTGTCCCTGATATCGTTGTTTCAATGCTTGTTTTGCTGAACACTAGGCCACCTGAAATACGCCAGTCCGCATCCACCGGAGAATAGTCTACGATCATAGTCATTGCACCCAGTGCGGCATCGATATCGTAACTGTTCCCGCTTTCCGTTTGTGTTTCATTCAGCTGAAGGCCACCCATCCATCCAGCACGTGCGCGCCAATCAGGAGTCATCTGGTATCCCCCCTCAAAAGACAAACCAAACGTAGAAATCCCGCTCCATGCGGTGACATCACCTATGTTTTGGGCTTTCAGCGGCCCCGCCAGAATGCCCAATATCATGAGGATCCAAATTCTTATTCGCATCAAAAGCCCTTTCAAATTTAGGGCAAACTAGCGGGAACAAGTAAACAAACAAAAAAGCCCCGATGAACACATCGGGGCTTTTTCAAATCTTTCAAAGAAGGATTACTCTTCAGCAGCTTCTTCTTTTGTGATCTCTTTACCAGTTTCCTGATCAACCATTTTCATAGCCAAACGGACTTTGCCGCGATCATCAAAGCCGAGCAGTTTCACCCAAACTTCCTGACCTTCTTTCAGAACGTCAGATGGGTGGTTCAGGCGACGGTTTTCGATCTGGGACACGTGCACAAGGCCGTCACGCTTACCAAAGAAGTTCACAAACGCGCCGAAATCGACGAGCTTCACAACTTTACCTTTGTAGATCACGCCTTCTTCTGGCTCAGCCACGATGGAATGGATCATGTCGTAGGCCTTTTTGATGGCCTCCGCATCGTTGGACGCCAGCTTGATGATACCGTCGTCGTTGATGTCCACTTTCGCGCCGGATGTCTCAACGATTTCACGGATCACTTTACCACCAGACCCGATCACTTCACGGATCTTGTCAGTCGGAATCTGCATCGTTTCGATCTTCGGTGCGTGTACGCCCAGATCTTTCGCGCCTGTCAGCGCTTTGCCCATCTCACCGAGGATATGCAAACGGCCAGCTTTCGCCTGTGCCAGCGCCTTGGACATGATTTCCGGCGTGATACCTGCGATCTTGATGTCCATCTGCAAAGATGTGATACCGTTTTCAGTACCCGCAACTTTGAAGTCCATGTCGCCGAGGTGATCTTCGTCACCCAAGATGTCGGACAGGATCGCGTAATCGCCATCGTCTTCCATCACCAGACCCATCGCAACACCAGCAACTGGTGCTTTCAACGGAACGCCTGCGTCCATCATGGACAAAGACCCACCACAAACGGACGCCATTGAAGACGACCCATTGGATTCAGTGATCTCTGACACCAAACGGATAGTGTATGGGAAATCAGTTGCGGACGGCAGAACAGCCTGCAACGCACGCCAAGCCAGTTTACCGTGGCCGATTTCACGACGACCCGGACCACCAACACGACCAACTTCACCAACTGAATACGGTGGGAAGTTATAATGAAGCATGAAGTTCGACTTATACATACCAGTCAATGAGTCGATCATCTGCTCATCGTCGCCAGTACCAAGCGTCGTCACAACAAGACCCTGTGTCTCACCACGTGTAAACAAGGCAGAGCCGTGTGTCCGTGGCAGGATGCCTGTCTCGGAAACGATCGGGCGAATCGTGTCGAGAGCACGACCGTCGATGCGCTTGCCGTTTTTGACAACATCACCGCGCAGAACTGCAGATTCCAGCTTCTTCAGAGCAGCGCCCAGGTTGCCGTCTTCTTGTTGCTCTTCGGACAAAGATGCGATGATCTCGTCCTTGGCGGTAGAAACTGCACCGGTACGTTCTTGCTTGTCCGTGATCGCATAAGCGGCACGCATTTTGTCTTCGCCAGCGGCTTTGACAGCGTTGAACAGGTCTGAATAATCTTCAGGCTGGAAATCAAATGGCTCTTTTGCACATTCTTCGGCCAGATCGATGATCAGGTCGATGACCGGCTGAATGCTTTCGTGGGCGAACGTCACCGCACCGAGCATTTCTTCTTCGGTCAATTCGTATGCTTCAGATTCAACCATCATCACGGCGTCTTTTGTGCCGGCAACAACAAGATCCAAGCGCTGCTCTGGGTTCAGGCGCAGGTTATGCATATCGTCGATTTCTGGGTTCAGGATGTATTCACCATCCTCAAAACCAACGCGACACGCAGCAATCGGGCCGCGGAATGGCGCACCGGAAATGGTAAGTGCCGCGGATGCCGCGATCATCGCAACCATATCTGGGTCATTAACCAGATCGTGGGATAGCACAGTACACATCACCAGAACTTCGTTTTTGAAGCCGGGGACGAACAACGGGCGAATTGGACGGTCGATCAGGCGGGATGTCAGCGTCTCTTTTTCAGTTGGACGCGCTTCACGCTTGAAGAAGCCACCAGGTACTTTACCGGCAGCATAGTATTTTTCTTGATAATGTACGGTCAGCGGAAAGAAATCCTGACCAGGCTTTTGCTTGCGTGCAAATGTGACGTTCGCCATCACAGATGTTTCGCCAAGTGTGGCAATCACTGAGCCGTCAGCCTGACGCGCAACCTTGCCGGTTTCGAGAGTGAGCGTTTCTTCGCCCCACTGCATCGATTTTTTTACTTCGTTAAACATATATGTTTTCCTTTTGGCCCGATGGGGCCTTTTGCGTAGGGGGCGTATTCCCCCTCAATCCGGTATCTTCTTTTGTCGGCGCTGGACTGCGGGCGCCGGTCTTCCAAGATGGGCGGGCCATACACTGGATTGACCCGATTGGGAAGCATTATGGGTTTTCAGACCATGAAAGAGATGCAACAACCCATCAACACATGCGCCAAACCCGCAAAATTGCCCAACCGCTAAAGTAGATTAATGACAGAAATTCCATCGCACCCTTTAGATCGTTGGCAATATCGCGTGACCCCGGTTGAAACTGAGGATGCCATTGCCGTCGGGGATTTCTGGCTCACTGTTGGTGATGACCTTCCGGTCACAACCGTCACCGATCGAAACGGGGTCGAAATCGGGGTCATTGTCGGTTTCGCAATCGACATCGCGGCCGCTAAAATTCTAGCCGGAACTTGGGCGGCGCCCGTTTCGCATGACGATCCCGTTGATGAACTTGTCCGCAATCTTTTGTGGGCAATTGGCGGGCGATACATTTGGATTGCAACGCTTGGCTGTCAAACACGCCTTTATCCAGATGCCGGCGGACAGGTGACCTGCGTTTATGACCCCGAAATGCGATGTGCGGGTGCAACCGCATTGTCGCTGATGGACGATACGACCTACGATGCGCGGTTCAATAAGACGCTATTTGATCAGCTCGGCGTCAACGGCGAAGGTTGGTTTCCCGCCGGATTGACGGCCCATCATGGCTTATCCAGAGTACTGCCAAACCACTACCTCGATCTGCAAGATTGGTCAGTGAACCGTTTCCAAGGGGCTGCATTCAAACACACCGACCTCAGCACCGATGAAATCGTTGACCGGATGATCGCGATCACACAATCACAGATCACGGCTCTGATAGATGGCGACAAGATGCCGGCGATTGCGCTGACCGCCGGATATGAGACCCGTGTTTTATTGGCTTGTGCGCGTCCATACCTAGACAAGGTCAAATTTGTAACGGTCGTTGGCGAAGATCGTCATCAAATCGACAGCACCATCGCCCGTCAAATTGCCGATGATATGTCCTTGGACCACATGGCGCTGCCGCGCAAAAATGCAGACACGGACCAGCAGGAACTGTTTTTGCGGCGCGGCGGGCATTGCCATGGTGACAGTAACGTCAAATTCCACCCCAGTGTCCGGCCGCTCGCGCGCGAACACGTCTTCGTCGGTGGGTTGGGTGGTGAAATCGGGCGGGCCTTTCTTTGGCGTGATACCGACACTGCCGAACTAAATGTTTCGACTGAATTGTTGGTAACACGCTTTGGCCTGCGTCAGTCCGATAAAGCCGCTGCGGCCCTTGGCGCTTGGTTGACGGAGCTCAAAACCGAAATCGGAACAAACGGTCTAGATATTCTAGACCTCGCGTACATAGAAAATCGCATGGGACCTTGGGCGAATGTCCAATTCTGCGCGGACCCAACTGTTGTACGCTATGCTCCGATGTTCACCTACGAAACCTCGGCGTTGATGCGCGGCCTACCCGCCGACTGGAAACGAAATGGGACTTTAGGGATCGCTATGATCCAACGGTTGTGGCCGGAGCTAAGCCAGTACCCCTACAATTCCCTCGGCCCAGTGCGCGACATTTGGGTGAAAATTCAACGGGTCATCGCCAATCCAGCCATTGTCGCCAAAAAACTACGACAACTGAAACACTAAACCCCATAGCTTTGAACAAGTCCCATTGAAAGTAAGCTCCACCCGTCCGCCACAACAAAAAACGACAGTTTAAAGGGAAGCGAAACGATTGCAGGCGGCACCATCATCATCCCCATCGACATCAGAATGGCCGCAACAATGAGATCGATAATCAGGAACGGCAAAAAGATAATAAACCCGACCTGAAATGCACGCGCAAGTTCGCTCAACATAAACGACGGGATCACGACGGACAGGTTGGACTGAACGATCGGCAAGGTCGGATCAACATCCGGTCGCAGCTCAGCCATGCGTTCGAAGGTTTCAGGGTTAATCCGACCCGCCATGAAAATCTTCAACGGCTCCATCGCGCGGAAAAAGCCTGTTTCGATGTCCATAGTACCATCAACGACCGGACCGACGCCCTGCTCCCAAGACGCAATGAACACGGGCTCCATAACAAAATAAGTCATGAATAACGCAAGGCTGACCATCATCATATTTGGGGGCGACTGCTGCAAACCAATCGCTTGTCGCAAAATGGCGAAGACGGTGACGAAGAATGGAAAACAGGTCACCATAATTGCGATGCCCGGCACCAAACTGAGCACGGTGATCAAAACTAACAACTGGATCGACCGCGACGCCAGAGAGGTATCGTCGCCCAGCGTTATCGAAAAATCTTGCGCGACTGATGGCGACGCCCAAAAAGCGATACACAGTAACGTAATGCAAAAAAAACGCACGTTATTCCAACTCGTCGTTGTGAACGGCGACCTCCGTCAGCCGCACCGCAAGCTGCCCCGGTTCCCCCCCCTCCAGTTCTTGCAGTTCTCCGCGGGCAACCAGCCGATCGCCGATATAAAGCTCTACGGGATCATCAATTTTGCGATCCAACGGTAAAACCGCATTTTCCGTTAGGTTCATCAGATCAGAGATCAGCGGCGTTGCCTTGCCGACGGAAACCGATATCTCGATTGGGATGCGTTGCAGAGGATGTACCGACGCATGTCCAGTGGTCTGTTTTTCGACAACATCTTCCATCTTATGAAGCTTCCTTCGCTGGGGTAATCAAGATTTTCGAATGATGTTTGATGGCCTCGTGTAAGGCATCAAAATCAATGGACGTTTCGTGCCCGCCACCCATGAAAAACGCCGCATGTTCTGTTAAG
The Rhodobacteraceae bacterium S2214 genome window above contains:
- the pnp gene encoding polyribonucleotide nucleotidyltransferase, producing MFNEVKKSMQWGEETLTLETGKVARQADGSVIATLGETSVMANVTFARKQKPGQDFFPLTVHYQEKYYAAGKVPGGFFKREARPTEKETLTSRLIDRPIRPLFVPGFKNEVLVMCTVLSHDLVNDPDMVAMIAASAALTISGAPFRGPIAACRVGFEDGEYILNPEIDDMHNLRLNPEQRLDLVVAGTKDAVMMVESEAYELTEEEMLGAVTFAHESIQPVIDLIIDLAEECAKEPFDFQPEDYSDLFNAVKAAGEDKMRAAYAITDKQERTGAVSTAKDEIIASLSEEQQEDGNLGAALKKLESAVLRGDVVKNGKRIDGRALDTIRPIVSETGILPRTHGSALFTRGETQGLVVTTLGTGDDEQMIDSLTGMYKSNFMLHYNFPPYSVGEVGRVGGPGRREIGHGKLAWRALQAVLPSATDFPYTIRLVSEITESNGSSSMASVCGGSLSMMDAGVPLKAPVAGVAMGLVMEDDGDYAILSDILGDEDHLGDMDFKVAGTENGITSLQMDIKIAGITPEIMSKALAQAKAGRLHILGEMGKALTGAKDLGVHAPKIETMQIPTDKIREVIGSGGKVIREIVETSGAKVDINDDGIIKLASNDAEAIKKAYDMIHSIVAEPEEGVIYKGKVVKLVDFGAFVNFFGKRDGLVHVSQIENRRLNHPSDVLKEGQEVWVKLLGFDDRGKVRLAMKMVDQETGKEITKEEAAEE
- the fliP gene encoding flagellar type III secretion system pore protein FliP (The bacterial flagellar biogenesis protein FliP forms a type III secretion system (T3SS)-type pore required for flagellar assembly.), giving the protein MRFFCITLLCIAFWASPSVAQDFSITLGDDTSLASRSIQLLVLITVLSLVPGIAIMVTCFPFFVTVFAILRQAIGLQQSPPNMMMVSLALFMTYFVMEPVFIASWEQGVGPVVDGTMDIETGFFRAMEPLKIFMAGRINPETFERMAELRPDVDPTLPIVQSNLSVVIPSFMLSELARAFQVGFIIFLPFLIIDLIVAAILMSMGMMMVPPAIVSLPFKLSFFVVADGWSLLSMGLVQSYGV
- a CDS encoding FliM/FliN family flagellar motor C-terminal domain-containing protein → MEDVVEKQTTGHASVHPLQRIPIEISVSVGKATPLISDLMNLTENAVLPLDRKIDDPVELYIGDRLVARGELQELEGGEPGQLAVRLTEVAVHNDELE